From Butyricimonas paravirosa, one genomic window encodes:
- a CDS encoding DUF2059 domain-containing protein: MRKILFILVLVLGIGGVSVAQTAQTQPSKEYVAALKKMIVVSGSDATFKLVIPQMFAMMKQQLPNVPAEFWSEAEKEMMKTLVDDLVEMLAPIYHKRLTLSDLQEITKFYESPVGKKMAAAQPAIATESMAVGQQWGMKIATKVQESLKAKGYL, translated from the coding sequence ATGAGAAAAATTTTATTTATCCTTGTCCTTGTTTTGGGTATAGGAGGTGTAAGTGTCGCTCAGACAGCACAAACTCAACCTTCTAAAGAATACGTTGCCGCATTGAAAAAAATGATCGTGGTTTCCGGAAGCGATGCGACATTCAAGCTTGTTATCCCGCAAATGTTTGCCATGATGAAACAACAACTCCCGAATGTTCCTGCTGAATTTTGGAGTGAGGCAGAAAAAGAGATGATGAAGACATTGGTGGATGACTTGGTTGAAATGTTAGCCCCGATTTATCATAAGCGTCTAACTTTGTCCGATTTACAGGAAATTACGAAATTTTACGAATCTCCTGTCGGTAAAAAAATGGCTGCCGCACAACCGGCAATCGCTACTGAAAGTATGGCTGTCGGACAGCAATGGGGTATGAAGATTGCGACGAAAGTACAGGAGTCGTTGAAGGCGAAAGGGTATTTATAA
- a CDS encoding zinc-dependent metalloprotease, translated as MKTKKLYVGLLLVAMLVPCIGISGTERKKDTKKNEKTDTTKKKVNTYDKLLKKPGVVTAKGEFVTIHKIDKKVYLEYPLKHLGRRILIGGTVSSVSNPTFVNVGYKYADPLHLQVELQDSSVIFNRPNTSATLNSNDPGLRAAFEKNYTPKLYKRFPIAAYTPDSTAVVFDITAMVFEMGPHNNNLVPPKEGSKEEKEKTSLGKIKSFTDNASVEISQEIEVMQQVLIFRFKLGEVSTTSNVSILLLPEKQMSPRIQDSRVGVFWSMDANSKTSTSKHEISTIEDGMRPYILANRWRLEPTDMAAWKKGQTVEVKKPIVWYVDNTFPAEWKSSIRQGVLVWNKAFEKIGLKNVMQVQDFPTEEEDPAFDPDNLKYSCIRYSPSATMNAMGPSWVDPVTGEILNASVIVYNDIIKLINNWRFVQTAQVDERVRSKKMPKDVVDESMVYVIAHEIGHTLGLMHNMGASSAFPVDSLRSVSFTQKYGTTPSIMDYARHNYVAQPEDKGVKLTPPDLGVYDEYVIQWLYTPVPEAKDMWEEAEIASRLIDEKAGDPFYRYGRQQIQSQGFGQYDPSALMEDLGDDPIKAGNYGIKNLKYILPRMNEWIESDEDTRHRQSLYTQIVNQYYRYLTNALYQIGGIYLTEVKDGTSGNPVIPVDRERQKSSLFWVLKELRSCDWINNPELTNKFPLHTKMSSKICALVASNLLTTIPTNVTLSAHVAQEKNAYTIQEYFNDLYNEVFSSTLRDRKLTNEEKILQRSIVTAMAKPMIAEKNAQKITADPIVTIEPSLPSLEELRFLGLIHPVLLDRFETQLEYLEEKFGKGAVASALLTEQFGESRFPFQKAVKVNDISEIDIYKQNMVDKINKLLKNKRTNAHADDKAHYEYLWRQTRNALDVN; from the coding sequence ATGAAAACGAAAAAACTGTATGTAGGGCTACTTTTAGTAGCCATGTTGGTTCCTTGTATCGGAATTTCAGGAACCGAACGTAAAAAGGACACGAAAAAAAACGAAAAAACGGACACGACAAAGAAAAAAGTTAACACGTACGACAAATTACTTAAAAAACCGGGTGTTGTCACCGCAAAAGGCGAGTTCGTGACAATACACAAAATAGACAAAAAAGTCTATCTCGAATATCCTCTGAAACACTTAGGACGTCGAATATTAATCGGGGGAACCGTTTCCTCGGTCAGCAACCCAACTTTCGTGAACGTGGGATATAAATACGCAGACCCATTACATCTTCAAGTTGAATTGCAGGACAGTTCAGTTATCTTTAACAGACCTAATACCTCTGCAACATTGAATAGTAACGATCCCGGCCTACGAGCCGCATTTGAGAAAAATTACACACCAAAACTCTACAAAAGATTTCCGATTGCAGCCTACACTCCCGACAGTACAGCCGTTGTATTCGATATTACGGCCATGGTATTCGAAATGGGGCCTCACAATAATAATCTAGTTCCCCCGAAAGAAGGTAGTAAAGAAGAAAAGGAAAAGACATCCCTTGGTAAAATTAAATCCTTTACTGACAATGCCTCCGTAGAAATCAGCCAGGAGATTGAAGTCATGCAACAAGTCCTCATATTCCGCTTCAAGCTGGGAGAAGTATCCACGACCTCGAATGTTTCTATCTTGTTATTACCAGAAAAACAAATGTCTCCCCGGATACAAGACTCCCGCGTAGGAGTATTCTGGAGTATGGATGCGAACTCGAAAACCTCAACCTCAAAACACGAAATATCCACGATCGAAGACGGTATGCGTCCCTATATCCTTGCCAATCGCTGGCGTCTGGAACCAACAGACATGGCAGCTTGGAAAAAAGGTCAAACCGTTGAAGTAAAGAAACCCATTGTTTGGTACGTGGACAATACCTTCCCGGCAGAATGGAAATCCTCAATCCGTCAAGGCGTTCTTGTATGGAATAAAGCATTTGAAAAAATAGGCTTGAAGAACGTGATGCAGGTTCAAGATTTTCCAACAGAAGAAGAAGATCCTGCTTTTGATCCGGATAACCTGAAGTACTCGTGTATTCGTTACTCCCCAAGTGCCACAATGAATGCAATGGGTCCGTCATGGGTAGATCCTGTAACAGGAGAAATTCTAAATGCAAGTGTGATTGTCTATAACGACATCATCAAATTAATCAATAACTGGCGTTTTGTACAAACAGCCCAAGTCGACGAACGAGTACGCTCAAAAAAAATGCCTAAAGACGTGGTGGATGAATCGATGGTATATGTAATCGCACACGAAATCGGGCACACGTTAGGTTTGATGCACAACATGGGAGCCTCTTCAGCTTTCCCGGTAGATTCATTACGTTCCGTCAGTTTTACACAGAAATACGGAACTACCCCTTCCATCATGGACTACGCCCGTCATAATTACGTGGCACAACCGGAAGACAAAGGGGTAAAATTAACACCTCCTGACCTTGGCGTTTATGACGAATATGTCATTCAATGGTTGTACACACCGGTTCCCGAAGCAAAAGATATGTGGGAAGAGGCTGAAATTGCCAGTCGTCTGATTGATGAAAAAGCAGGTGATCCTTTCTATCGATACGGTCGCCAACAAATCCAGTCGCAAGGATTTGGTCAATACGACCCAAGCGCCCTCATGGAAGACCTTGGAGATGACCCCATAAAAGCCGGTAATTATGGTATAAAGAACCTCAAATATATTCTTCCCCGAATGAACGAGTGGATTGAGAGCGATGAAGATACCCGTCACCGTCAAAGTTTATACACTCAAATCGTAAACCAATATTACCGATACCTCACGAATGCTCTTTACCAGATCGGCGGGATTTATTTGACAGAAGTAAAAGACGGGACTTCAGGAAATCCAGTAATTCCAGTAGATCGGGAACGTCAAAAATCATCATTATTCTGGGTATTGAAGGAATTACGTTCATGCGATTGGATTAACAATCCGGAATTAACAAATAAATTCCCTCTACACACAAAAATGTCCTCAAAAATTTGCGCCCTTGTTGCAAGTAATCTGTTAACGACCATCCCGACAAACGTAACATTATCAGCACACGTAGCCCAAGAAAAAAACGCTTACACGATTCAGGAATATTTCAATGATCTCTATAATGAAGTTTTCTCCTCTACTCTTAGAGACCGCAAATTAACAAATGAAGAAAAGATTCTTCAACGCTCGATAGTAACAGCCATGGCTAAACCCATGATTGCAGAAAAGAATGCACAAAAAATCACAGCAGACCCAATTGTTACAATAGAACCATCCTTGCCTTCGCTAGAAGAATTACGATTCCTAGGCCTGATTCACCCTGTTTTACTGGATCGTTTCGAGACGCAGCTAGAGTATCTCGAAGAGAAATTCGGCAAAGGAGCCGTTGCTTCTGCCCTATTGACAGAGCAATTCGGGGAATCAAGGTTTCCTTTCCAAAAGGCAGTGAAAGTAAATGATATTAGCGAAATAGACATCTACAAGCAAAACATGGTAGATAAAATTAATAAACTATTAAAAAATAAACGAACGAATGCCCACGCTGACGACAAAGCACATTACGAGTATTTATGGAGACAGACCCGTAATGCACTAGATGTCAATTAA
- a CDS encoding RNA polymerase sigma factor — MNPNKVVLSEKDFEELFDLHFENLMGFVCSYVRDEEVAKDIVHDVFLMLWKNRNKLYSLYSLKTYLFNFAKNCALNYIKHQKVIENNERSIIELNESVTEELEYYEQCLSRLENKLLELSEKQRLVLIAHFVDGKTYKQIAEGLGISVNTAKTHVVRAINYLRAELRDEMLFLFWLLTK; from the coding sequence ATGAATCCTAACAAAGTGGTATTGTCAGAGAAAGATTTTGAAGAACTCTTTGATCTTCATTTTGAGAACTTGATGGGATTCGTGTGTAGTTATGTACGGGACGAAGAAGTGGCAAAAGATATTGTCCATGATGTTTTTCTGATGCTTTGGAAGAATAGGAATAAACTGTATTCTTTGTATTCTTTAAAAACGTATCTATTTAATTTTGCTAAAAATTGTGCGCTGAATTATATAAAACATCAGAAAGTCATTGAAAATAATGAGCGTAGTATTATTGAATTGAATGAGAGCGTAACGGAGGAATTGGAGTATTACGAACAATGCTTGTCTCGATTGGAGAATAAATTGTTGGAGTTGTCAGAGAAACAACGTCTTGTGTTGATCGCTCATTTCGTGGACGGAAAGACCTATAAACAAATTGCAGAGGGATTGGGTATAAGTGTGAATACAGCGAAGACTCATGTTGTTAGAGCGATTAACTATTTGAGGGCAGAATTGCGGGATGAGATGCTATTCCTATTCTGGTTGCTAACAAAATAA
- a CDS encoding RagB/SusD family nutrient uptake outer membrane protein, with protein MKNIKILPIALALFFSGCLYSCNDWLETGSNDEVLEDDAFSSAKGFRSALIGVYRLVTSENLYGQELTWGLLSSISWNYQSGYAIPKYRGPLQYDVYTDNNTKTIVSNIWGAAYNAIANCNNLLKQIEGSNANFEYTWEKDMIMAEARGLRALLHFEMLRLFAPAPITGYKGTTIPYVTDYPDLLPQHKNTEEVLTSIIEDLEYAKQTLRPIDVDELRNKSIWIVNGNRMDNIEYVLFQGVLNLKSDGTREGYGDGFFAFRGYRFNYWGATALLARVYSYMRDNTKAEQYADTILNDWVGSDKFHLYSKNPKATSNPNAIDGKRIPEPLIAFWNDKVCDNYKTAISSIYNRMVDPQYLFDGDLTEDYRYTDLYNSSNYRYRVWDGQDASYSTNNSIVNYSNPLIPVLELPEIYLIKAECLAARGEIPKALALLKEIRDARGCTNTVSASDYDSFMEKLVNEANRDFIARGQTWHFLKKLNWPKLYNGTPANKTVPDGWYVLPMPDSETAYY; from the coding sequence ATGAAAAATATTAAAATATTACCGATCGCTCTAGCCCTATTCTTTTCCGGATGCTTATATTCCTGTAATGATTGGCTGGAGACCGGATCAAACGATGAAGTGCTTGAAGACGATGCCTTCTCATCAGCTAAAGGCTTCAGAAGTGCCCTAATCGGAGTTTATCGACTTGTGACATCGGAAAACCTTTACGGTCAAGAACTAACTTGGGGGCTTCTCAGTTCCATCAGCTGGAATTATCAATCCGGTTATGCAATTCCCAAATATCGGGGTCCACTTCAATACGATGTTTACACCGACAACAACACGAAAACAATCGTCTCGAATATTTGGGGAGCGGCCTACAATGCCATTGCAAACTGTAACAATTTACTCAAACAGATCGAGGGCAGCAATGCAAATTTTGAGTACACATGGGAAAAAGATATGATCATGGCTGAAGCCCGCGGATTACGAGCCCTTCTACATTTTGAAATGCTCCGGCTCTTTGCCCCGGCTCCGATTACCGGTTACAAGGGAACTACCATCCCATACGTAACGGACTATCCCGATTTGTTACCCCAACACAAAAACACAGAAGAAGTATTAACTTCCATTATCGAGGATTTAGAATATGCAAAGCAGACATTAAGACCCATCGACGTCGACGAACTTCGTAATAAGAGTATATGGATCGTAAACGGAAATCGAATGGACAATATAGAATACGTACTTTTCCAAGGCGTTTTAAACTTAAAATCCGACGGGACCCGTGAAGGATACGGTGACGGTTTCTTTGCTTTCCGAGGATACCGTTTCAACTATTGGGGGGCTACGGCTCTACTGGCCAGAGTTTACTCTTACATGAGGGACAACACCAAGGCCGAACAATACGCCGATACAATTCTGAATGATTGGGTAGGGAGTGACAAATTCCATTTGTATTCCAAAAATCCCAAAGCCACATCGAACCCGAACGCCATAGACGGGAAACGCATCCCGGAACCCCTCATTGCATTTTGGAATGACAAAGTTTGTGACAATTACAAAACTGCCATCAGTAGCATCTATAACAGAATGGTTGATCCCCAGTACCTTTTCGATGGCGATTTAACAGAAGACTACAGATACACGGATCTCTATAATTCCAGTAATTATCGCTATCGGGTATGGGACGGGCAAGACGCCTCTTACTCAACGAATAACTCCATAGTAAACTATAGTAACCCGCTTATTCCCGTGTTGGAATTACCGGAAATCTATCTCATCAAAGCTGAATGTCTTGCCGCACGCGGCGAAATACCCAAAGCCCTGGCTCTCTTGAAAGAAATCAGGGATGCCCGTGGTTGTACAAACACCGTTTCCGCCTCGGATTATGATAGTTTTATGGAAAAGTTAGTTAATGAAGCAAACCGTGATTTCATTGCCAGAGGACAGACTTGGCATTTCTTGAAAAAACTCAACTGGCCCAAACTTTACAACGGGACTCCCGCAAACAAAACCGTACCGGATGGCTGGTATGTTCTACCCATGCCAGACAGTGAAACTGCTTATTATTGA
- a CDS encoding SusC/RagA family TonB-linked outer membrane protein — protein sequence MKKKRSQNYSYTCKKFIKLLRIMKLVIFFLCVSLTHLSAHVYAQQALVNLKLENTSLIQILQEVEKQLKQDFFFSKEEINVKQKLSINFSKATLDEVVRTIFGPNYKYRIIDNVIVISPVKESPEEIKKITIRGKVMDKDSIPIPGVTIKIKETNLGVATDKEGKFSLTFPEMKNPTLVFTFIGMQKQEIPIQTQTMFLNVIMQEETKALDDVVVTGYATIRKESFTGTSTKVSKADLLKVSPHNVMKALAAFDPSFKLIQNNVMGSDPNTMPEYYIRGRSGTSELKELDRLTSDDVSEFALKNNPSAPIFILDGFEVDMEKVYDMDVNRIESVTILKDAAATAVYGSRAANGVIVIETSAPVAGEIRISYSGTASLTAPDLGSYNLLNAREALEAEYYAGLFESDTKDDGNAGGLINYANLYNNIIRGVDTDWISKPLQNEFNHKHYLYIDGGSESLRWGLDLNYQRKGGVMKGSYRNVSGAGITVDYRYKNLQIKNQATFNLMSSKNSPYGTFSNYVQMKPYLTPRNPETGNYYKIFSIYRNIRSSVSMPVYVTNPLYEASIDSFDKSKYKEFIDNLSVSWYINNYLLLKGTFSASFKLQDEDMYVDPSSGTFSNSDIYEKGTYKDGEIRTSKWNLNALLSYNRQLGKHNLNFTLGVEASETKSNSTYAYYEGFVEGAVPSPSNALMIKDEPTFQDSNTRRFGTYLQFNYTYNNIYLFDVSGRYDGSSAFGANKKMGTFWSFGAGINFHNYAFMQGVDFLNQFKIKATYGQTGKANFSPYQARTTYNMLYDAPYKDMWGMTLKALGNEDLMWEKVRKLNLGTEISLFQNTLSLNVDYYHEKTMDQVENISIPSSSGFSTYKGNVGEVLNEGVDIKINARIYSAKNWDVYLFANVNHNRNVITKIGDALKNYNEQIDEFFSKYSSDNTNSIYSTPFTKYEVGNSLSAIYGMESYGIDPATGDELYIKRDGTVTYTWSSAEQQCLGDSDPKMSGTCGLNLRWKNLTLYSTFSYRWGGQAYNNTLVAVENVNLEKYSGDRRILTDRWKQAGDQATLKSIKDRTYVTRPTSRFVQDDNTLTFNSFSLGYDLNRQLVQRWGLSMVRLQFNMEDIATFSSIKQERGTSYPFARTFNFSLNITL from the coding sequence GAAACTCGTGATCTTTTTTCTATGCGTGAGTCTCACGCATTTATCGGCCCATGTTTATGCTCAGCAGGCATTGGTCAATCTAAAACTAGAAAACACTTCGCTTATACAAATATTGCAAGAAGTGGAAAAGCAACTCAAACAAGATTTCTTTTTCAGTAAAGAAGAGATTAATGTCAAACAGAAGTTATCTATTAATTTTTCAAAAGCGACTTTAGATGAAGTCGTAAGAACCATTTTCGGACCGAATTACAAATACCGGATTATCGATAACGTTATCGTGATTTCTCCCGTGAAGGAGTCCCCGGAAGAGATAAAAAAAATCACGATAAGGGGAAAGGTCATGGATAAAGATTCCATTCCCATTCCCGGCGTCACGATCAAAATTAAAGAAACCAATTTGGGTGTTGCTACCGATAAAGAAGGTAAATTCTCGTTAACCTTTCCCGAAATGAAGAACCCGACTCTTGTGTTCACGTTTATCGGTATGCAAAAACAGGAGATCCCGATACAAACGCAAACAATGTTTCTGAACGTGATTATGCAAGAAGAGACCAAAGCATTAGACGATGTAGTGGTAACAGGATATGCCACGATCCGTAAAGAGAGTTTCACAGGAACCTCCACGAAAGTGAGCAAAGCCGACTTGCTGAAAGTATCACCCCACAATGTGATGAAAGCTCTGGCCGCCTTCGATCCTTCCTTCAAATTGATCCAGAATAATGTCATGGGATCCGATCCGAACACAATGCCAGAATATTACATTCGCGGACGTTCGGGGACCTCAGAATTAAAAGAACTGGATAGATTGACTTCTGATGACGTATCTGAATTTGCCTTGAAAAACAATCCGAGCGCACCGATCTTCATTCTAGACGGGTTCGAAGTTGACATGGAGAAAGTATACGATATGGATGTTAATCGTATCGAGAGTGTTACAATCCTAAAAGATGCAGCCGCCACAGCCGTTTATGGTTCAAGGGCCGCCAACGGAGTGATCGTTATAGAAACATCCGCACCCGTTGCCGGAGAGATACGCATCAGCTATTCCGGTACAGCCTCCCTTACCGCTCCAGATCTCGGTAGTTACAATTTACTGAACGCAAGAGAAGCTTTGGAAGCCGAATATTACGCCGGATTATTCGAATCGGACACGAAGGATGACGGGAACGCAGGAGGTCTGATCAATTATGCCAATCTGTACAACAACATCATCCGGGGGGTTGATACGGATTGGATTTCCAAACCTTTACAAAACGAATTCAATCACAAACACTACCTTTACATCGACGGTGGTAGCGAATCTTTGCGATGGGGCTTGGATTTAAACTACCAACGCAAAGGCGGGGTGATGAAAGGTTCGTACCGGAACGTGAGCGGAGCTGGAATCACAGTTGACTATCGTTATAAAAACTTACAAATCAAAAATCAGGCGACATTTAACCTGATGTCATCTAAAAACTCGCCTTACGGGACATTTAGCAATTACGTGCAAATGAAACCTTATTTAACTCCCCGGAATCCGGAAACAGGCAATTATTACAAGATTTTCAGTATCTACCGAAATATCCGGTCATCCGTGAGCATGCCCGTTTACGTTACCAATCCCCTTTACGAGGCGTCCATTGACAGTTTCGACAAAAGTAAATACAAAGAATTTATTGATAACCTAAGTGTAAGCTGGTATATCAATAATTATTTATTACTAAAAGGCACATTCAGCGCATCCTTTAAATTACAGGATGAAGACATGTACGTGGATCCCAGTTCAGGCACGTTCAGCAATTCGGATATTTACGAAAAGGGGACCTACAAGGATGGAGAAATCAGAACCAGCAAATGGAACTTGAACGCCTTACTATCTTACAACAGGCAGCTTGGTAAGCATAATCTCAATTTCACGCTAGGTGTCGAGGCTTCCGAAACGAAATCAAATTCCACATATGCCTATTATGAAGGATTTGTCGAAGGAGCCGTACCATCTCCAAGCAACGCCTTGATGATCAAGGACGAACCGACATTTCAAGACAGTAATACCCGCCGTTTTGGCACCTATCTGCAATTCAACTACACGTACAACAATATCTATCTATTCGATGTTTCCGGACGTTATGACGGTTCGTCCGCATTTGGTGCCAACAAGAAGATGGGGACGTTCTGGTCTTTCGGAGCGGGGATCAACTTCCACAATTATGCTTTCATGCAGGGAGTGGATTTTTTGAACCAATTCAAGATCAAAGCCACTTACGGACAGACTGGTAAAGCTAATTTTAGTCCCTATCAAGCAAGAACGACTTATAATATGTTATACGATGCTCCCTATAAAGATATGTGGGGTATGACATTAAAAGCCTTAGGTAATGAAGATTTGATGTGGGAGAAAGTGAGGAAATTAAACTTGGGAACTGAAATCTCTCTATTCCAAAATACGTTGTCGTTAAATGTCGACTATTATCACGAGAAGACTATGGATCAAGTGGAAAATATTTCTATTCCATCGTCTTCCGGTTTCAGCACTTACAAAGGTAATGTCGGCGAAGTATTGAATGAAGGAGTAGACATTAAAATCAACGCCAGAATCTATTCCGCTAAAAATTGGGATGTTTATCTTTTTGCCAATGTAAACCACAACAGAAATGTCATCACAAAAATCGGAGACGCTTTAAAAAACTATAACGAACAAATCGACGAGTTCTTTTCCAAATATTCGAGTGATAACACGAACAGCATTTATAGCACCCCCTTCACCAAATACGAGGTCGGAAACTCCTTATCCGCTATTTATGGTATGGAATCCTACGGCATTGATCCCGCCACCGGAGATGAACTCTACATCAAACGAGACGGGACGGTCACTTACACATGGTCATCAGCAGAACAACAATGTTTGGGAGACTCCGATCCGAAAATGTCCGGAACTTGCGGTTTAAACCTAAGATGGAAAAACCTGACATTATACTCGACGTTTTCTTACAGGTGGGGAGGTCAAGCTTATAACAACACGTTAGTTGCAGTGGAAAACGTCAACCTTGAGAAATACAGTGGAGACCGTAGAATCCTAACCGATCGCTGGAAACAAGCCGGAGATCAGGCTACTTTGAAAAGTATCAAGGACCGGACCTATGTTACTCGCCCGACATCCCGATTCGTCCAAGACGACAACACGTTGACTTTTAACTCTTTCTCGCTGGGGTATGATTTAAACCGCCAGCTCGTACAGAGGTGGGGCTTAAGCATGGTACGTTTACAATTCAACATGGAAGATATAGCAACGTTCTCGTCCATCAAGCAAGAGAGAGGAACATCCTACCCTTTTGCCCGAACCTTTAATTTTAGTTTGAACATCACGTTATAA
- a CDS encoding DUF4843 domain-containing protein, which produces MKYIYIIVIGAIYSLYSCSKEEILTYNNNTSERFIYFEKSEADSSDISFFTYPGEIEINFPVVVKSSGFSNQDEEYKIVVMDEYTTALSSDYKIPDKLIFKAGAIKDTCYIKLKYSSKLDSDKVRVVIKLANNENFTEGESMYQVAIIWFHNIISQPDWWTSTVTSYYLGTYSDLKYSLFNSIVGVDLTDADESTIRHYALVFKQYLEEQKAAGNTVLEADETEMTVVAGGRLK; this is translated from the coding sequence ATGAAATATATATATATAATCGTGATAGGAGCTATCTATTCATTATATAGTTGCTCAAAAGAAGAAATTCTTACCTATAATAACAATACATCGGAACGTTTTATTTATTTCGAGAAGTCCGAAGCAGACTCATCAGATATATCGTTCTTTACCTATCCGGGCGAGATCGAAATCAATTTTCCGGTTGTCGTGAAAAGTTCCGGTTTCAGCAACCAAGACGAAGAATACAAAATTGTAGTGATGGATGAATACACCACCGCCCTGTCCTCTGATTACAAAATACCCGATAAACTCATCTTTAAAGCCGGGGCCATCAAAGACACGTGTTACATTAAATTAAAATACTCTTCCAAGTTGGACTCGGACAAGGTACGTGTAGTGATTAAATTGGCAAATAACGAGAACTTCACGGAAGGGGAAAGTATGTATCAGGTTGCCATTATCTGGTTCCACAACATCATCTCACAACCCGACTGGTGGACCAGTACGGTAACTTCTTATTACCTAGGCACTTATTCCGACCTAAAATACAGCCTTTTCAACAGTATTGTCGGGGTTGACCTAACCGATGCCGACGAAAGCACGATAAGGCATTACGCCCTCGTATTCAAACAATACTTGGAAGAACAAAAAGCAGCAGGCAACACCGTACTTGAAGCAGACGAAACAGAGATGACTGTCGTGGCCGGAGGAAGACTGAAATAA
- a CDS encoding PKD-like family lipoprotein, which yields MKNIIYLSILFIASYFMTSCIDDESKDFQFNMPNVIIGSDDDINFPVGKEKAYTPTIEWANTDSTNYDFLWTYNGREKLSTEKVLKHTFTDAGTFYLTFQMTDRTNKLTYGQDFKLTVSSEYFLGWLILAEDETDGHSALSFIHMQTYELYPDVYKTLYPNDPLGSKPYRMETHYTTKTDEILIMQKGGEGLIELDGSNFKKVIRTEEEFIGGEYPYAGFNPIRVAYTHKGPELLLTDQGEIYDRINRKTTSMFQTASYSTIPFLHVSGNTSFTYFTFPGSTNFQLMFDNANKRWLAYHNTSTIPYAIPIFTKGYTDESYPGAFDFCNGMNANIDLAYAETCNESTNSCYLVHVLKDNTTNNHYLQVSTLTFSTSNYRITVTKPEQKEFASGYGIDDKTQYCLLRGTGTSFTADPHLFFSIGKKVYFYRWSNDKIYLYKDFGTGENAPTGDLVSMHTNGNAIEMGFAFSDGHFYICNITKNIIDKIARGDIDPLTDNSIEIQHYSGLGKIVHSAFKYGKSANYLNAKIAY from the coding sequence ATGAAAAACATTATATATTTAAGTATCCTTTTCATAGCGAGTTACTTCATGACCAGTTGTATTGATGATGAATCAAAAGATTTTCAATTCAATATGCCGAATGTAATTATCGGATCTGACGATGATATTAATTTCCCCGTCGGGAAGGAAAAAGCATATACCCCGACGATCGAATGGGCTAATACCGATTCGACAAATTATGATTTCCTGTGGACCTACAACGGACGGGAGAAATTGTCTACCGAGAAAGTATTGAAACACACGTTCACGGATGCAGGAACTTTCTACCTGACTTTCCAAATGACAGACCGCACAAATAAATTGACCTATGGACAAGATTTCAAACTGACCGTCAGTTCTGAATATTTCCTAGGATGGCTTATTCTTGCCGAGGATGAGACAGACGGGCACTCGGCCTTATCATTTATCCATATGCAAACCTACGAACTTTATCCCGATGTTTACAAGACCCTCTATCCTAACGACCCGTTAGGTTCCAAGCCATATCGTATGGAAACACATTACACGACCAAAACGGACGAAATTCTCATCATGCAAAAAGGAGGAGAGGGTTTGATTGAACTAGACGGGAGTAATTTCAAGAAAGTAATCCGGACAGAAGAGGAATTTATCGGGGGGGAATATCCTTATGCCGGTTTCAACCCGATTCGGGTAGCGTACACTCATAAAGGCCCGGAACTCTTGCTCACGGATCAAGGAGAAATTTATGACCGCATCAATAGAAAAACAACCAGCATGTTTCAAACAGCTTCTTATTCCACCATACCTTTCCTACATGTGAGTGGTAATACATCGTTTACTTATTTCACCTTCCCGGGATCAACCAATTTCCAATTAATGTTTGACAATGCTAACAAAAGGTGGCTGGCATACCATAACACTTCGACAATCCCTTATGCCATCCCTATTTTCACGAAAGGATACACGGATGAGAGTTACCCAGGAGCATTCGATTTTTGCAACGGAATGAATGCGAACATCGATCTCGCATACGCAGAAACATGTAATGAATCCACCAACAGCTGTTATCTCGTCCATGTTTTAAAAGATAACACTACAAATAATCATTACCTCCAAGTATCGACGCTCACATTTTCTACATCAAATTATCGTATAACCGTTACCAAACCAGAACAAAAAGAATTTGCTTCAGGATATGGCATTGATGACAAAACACAATATTGTCTATTACGAGGCACCGGTACGTCTTTTACTGCTGATCCTCATTTGTTCTTTAGTATTGGTAAAAAAGTTTATTTCTATCGCTGGAGTAATGATAAAATTTATCTCTATAAAGACTTCGGAACAGGAGAAAATGCCCCCACAGGCGACCTCGTATCCATGCACACCAACGGAAACGCCATTGAAATGGGATTTGCATTCAGCGACGGACATTTTTATATTTGCAATATAACAAAGAATATCATTGATAAAATTGCTCGAGGAGATATTGACCCGTTAACCGATAATTCAATCGAAATTCAACATTATTCCGGATTAGGCAAAATTGTTCACTCGGCATTCAAGTATGGAAAATCAGCTAATTATCTAAATGCAAAAATAGCATACTAG